Proteins encoded within one genomic window of Pseudalkalibacillus sp. SCS-8:
- the sdhA gene encoding succinate dehydrogenase flavoprotein subunit: MSKGNIIIVGGGLAGLMAAIKSAEAGMHVDLFSLVPVKRSHSVCAQGGINGAVNTKGEGDSPWEHFDDTVYGGDFLANQPPVKAMCDAAPGIIHLLDRMGVMFNRTPEGLLDFRRFGGTQHHRTAFAGATTGQQLLYALDEQVRRYEVQGLVTKYEGWDFQSAVLDDDHVCRGIVAQNLKTSEIQSFKSDAVIMATGGPGVIFGKSTNSVINTGAAAAALYQQGVHYANGEFIQIHPTAIPGDDKLRLMSESARGEGGRVWTYKDGKPWYFLEEKYPAYGNLVPRDIATREIFDVCVRQKLGINGENMVYLDLSHKDPKELDIKLGGIIEIYEKFMGDDPRKVPMKIFPAVHYSMGGMWVDYDQMTNIPGLFAAGECDYSQHGANRLGANSLLSSIFGGMVAGPKAAEYINGLEKTTEDISSTVYERQVKKEQDHLEQIMKMDGSENAYQLHKELGEWMTANVTVVRHNDKLKETDEKIVELMERYKDININDTSKWSNQGVSFTRQLWHMLQLARVITLGALNRNESRGAHYKPDFPDRNDEEWLKTTKAIFNAEKNGPDFEYEDVDTSLIEPRKRDYSKKKGAK; this comes from the coding sequence ATGAGCAAAGGTAATATCATAATTGTTGGTGGTGGATTGGCAGGTTTGATGGCTGCAATCAAGTCCGCCGAAGCAGGAATGCACGTTGATCTGTTCTCACTCGTTCCAGTTAAACGTTCTCACTCCGTTTGTGCACAAGGTGGAATAAACGGAGCTGTTAATACGAAAGGTGAAGGGGATTCTCCTTGGGAACATTTCGATGATACAGTTTACGGAGGAGACTTCCTTGCCAATCAACCTCCAGTAAAAGCAATGTGTGATGCTGCACCAGGCATCATCCACTTGTTGGATCGTATGGGTGTCATGTTCAACCGGACACCAGAAGGATTGTTGGACTTCCGTCGTTTCGGAGGTACTCAGCACCATAGAACAGCCTTTGCTGGGGCGACTACTGGTCAGCAATTGCTTTATGCACTAGATGAACAAGTCCGCCGTTATGAAGTTCAAGGACTTGTTACGAAATATGAAGGATGGGACTTCCAATCTGCGGTTCTTGACGATGATCATGTCTGCCGTGGAATTGTAGCCCAGAACTTGAAGACCTCTGAAATCCAAAGCTTCAAATCCGATGCCGTCATCATGGCGACTGGCGGACCGGGAGTTATTTTCGGTAAGTCTACAAACTCTGTTATTAATACAGGAGCAGCAGCTGCAGCTTTATATCAACAAGGTGTCCATTATGCAAATGGTGAGTTCATTCAAATTCACCCGACTGCAATTCCAGGGGACGACAAGCTTCGTCTCATGAGTGAGTCTGCACGTGGTGAAGGTGGACGAGTCTGGACGTATAAGGACGGTAAGCCATGGTATTTCCTTGAGGAAAAATATCCTGCTTACGGAAACCTTGTACCACGTGATATCGCTACACGTGAAATCTTTGATGTGTGTGTCAGACAAAAGCTTGGAATCAATGGGGAGAACATGGTATACCTTGATCTTTCCCACAAAGATCCGAAGGAATTGGATATCAAGCTTGGCGGTATCATCGAGATCTATGAGAAATTCATGGGAGATGACCCTCGTAAAGTACCAATGAAGATCTTCCCTGCAGTCCACTATTCTATGGGTGGCATGTGGGTCGATTATGATCAAATGACAAATATTCCTGGACTCTTCGCTGCTGGAGAGTGTGATTATTCACAACACGGTGCAAACCGTCTAGGTGCGAACTCCTTGCTTTCTTCTATTTTCGGTGGAATGGTTGCAGGTCCTAAGGCAGCTGAATACATCAACGGATTAGAAAAGACGACTGAAGATATTTCTTCAACTGTCTATGAACGTCAAGTGAAGAAAGAACAAGACCACTTAGAACAGATCATGAAAATGGACGGCTCCGAAAACGCCTACCAGCTTCATAAAGAGCTTGGTGAATGGATGACGGCGAACGTAACCGTTGTCCGTCATAATGATAAGTTGAAAGAGACGGATGAGAAGATTGTTGAATTGATGGAACGTTATAAAGACATCAACATCAACGATACGTCCAAGTGGAGTAACCAGGGTGTATCTTTCACTCGTCAGTTGTGGCACATGCTTCAATTAGCACGAGTCATCACATTAGGTGCTTTGAACCGTAACGAAAGCCGCGGTGCTCACTATAAGCCGGACTTCCCTGATCGTAACGATGAAGAATGGTTGAAGACGACGAAAGCGATCTTCAATGCAGAGAAGAATGGTCCAGACTTTGAGTATGAAGATGTCGATACGTCGCTCATCGAACCTCGTAAGCGTGACTACTCTAAGAAGAAGGGAGCGAAATAA
- a CDS encoding FTR1 family iron permease, giving the protein MASLEIQALLITFREALEALLIVGIITTYLKRIKRPEFTKYVWLGVGLAILASFGAALLFQVVFTGFAAMGSEMYLKISIMLISSVLLTQMVFWMAKHSRNLKGEMESKLDGYLTAGNVIGMVFHTFLVVLREGIETVFFFAAITGGNIEKAITGWGAISGVLIAIVVCHLFFKGTMRVPLKTFFKVTGAFIVVVAAGLLVQAISMMQDLKIIGSIMPHAYNLTSILPEHPIDYAHYLRDYGVAPLLSGEIGIFLKALFGYSSMPSIEEILAYIGYFVVIYLLVKDSSKEPNTQKSTAESQKETANSYRKKAPGVTSVNT; this is encoded by the coding sequence ATGGCGAGTTTAGAAATCCAAGCATTATTGATAACATTTCGTGAAGCACTAGAAGCATTACTCATTGTGGGGATCATTACAACTTATCTAAAACGCATCAAGCGTCCGGAATTTACGAAATATGTTTGGCTCGGTGTCGGTCTTGCAATTTTGGCAAGTTTCGGTGCAGCGTTATTATTCCAAGTGGTATTCACAGGGTTTGCTGCGATGGGCAGTGAAATGTATTTGAAAATTTCAATTATGTTGATTTCATCCGTTCTCTTGACCCAAATGGTATTCTGGATGGCAAAGCACAGCCGGAACCTGAAGGGTGAGATGGAATCGAAACTGGATGGATATCTGACGGCAGGTAACGTCATCGGCATGGTTTTCCACACGTTCCTTGTTGTGTTAAGAGAAGGAATCGAAACAGTCTTCTTCTTCGCTGCTATAACAGGAGGGAATATTGAGAAAGCAATAACCGGATGGGGAGCAATCTCCGGTGTTCTTATCGCAATCGTGGTTTGTCATCTCTTCTTCAAAGGAACAATGCGTGTACCATTGAAAACATTCTTCAAGGTAACTGGAGCGTTCATCGTCGTTGTCGCTGCTGGCTTACTTGTCCAGGCAATTTCGATGATGCAGGACTTGAAGATCATCGGAAGTATCATGCCTCATGCGTATAACTTGACGAGCATCTTGCCTGAACATCCGATCGATTATGCACACTATTTAAGGGATTACGGTGTAGCGCCTCTCTTATCAGGTGAAATCGGCATATTCTTGAAAGCCTTATTCGGATATTCCTCGATGCCTTCCATCGAAGAAATCTTGGCTTACATCGGATATTTCGTGGTCATCTACTTGCTTGTAAAAGACAGCAGTAAAGAGCCTAACACTCAAAAATCAACGGCTGAATCCCAAAAGGAAACAGCAAACTCGTATCGCAAAAAAGCTCCAGGCGTAACATCCGTAAACACATAA
- a CDS encoding ectonucleotide pyrophosphatase/phosphodiesterase, translating to MKKASRFEKIAARCWNLLNEGKPFTPIFVLGTLLLYNLPSWSDVNFWIQGSISLLLTIPLLVLFFRYDFPLMLRNYLWIPMVIFVVIWPALNVPLLLFATGLYFFFTVFFWGTFYYHLRIGTSWLNFTRFWKLVLKNSDSTSGNAQEQLPKIALILSFWNLMYQSIDRSGPIDLQGFAAPAIFLIGLWLFTLVLHRNLFDWKPKMYESYTHENEPESNGLSDKVIVIVIDGMRKERFYEANTPFLDKLRKEGTEFTQMETVYPARTVVCFTSMFTGTYPYEHGITSNMVWKLGIKVESIFDSLRKIGKKGRLLGIAHLVDSLGKDVDTVTAVMHNDLADRNIIERSKKIMKDEDPDLFITQLIGTDQTGHSQGVFYDEYIQKIEEADQLVEEFVTFLETEGKMENTTLMICADHGQADGIGGHGHLDEGERFVPFFMWGPHVQSGRVVEDRESLVSVAPTIAHLLGAPFPSHSRGKVLRKGLKQTSKEKREHLEENHRIFTSTQ from the coding sequence ATGAAAAAGGCATCAAGGTTTGAAAAAATTGCGGCGCGGTGTTGGAATTTATTAAACGAGGGTAAACCGTTCACCCCAATATTCGTATTAGGGACACTCCTTCTTTACAACCTACCATCGTGGTCAGACGTAAACTTCTGGATTCAAGGCTCCATAAGTCTATTGCTGACAATTCCTTTATTGGTTCTATTTTTCCGTTACGATTTTCCGTTGATGTTACGTAATTATTTATGGATTCCGATGGTTATTTTTGTTGTGATTTGGCCGGCTTTGAATGTTCCCCTTCTGTTATTTGCAACTGGGCTTTATTTCTTTTTCACCGTTTTTTTCTGGGGAACCTTCTATTATCATTTGCGGATCGGGACGAGTTGGTTGAATTTCACCCGTTTCTGGAAATTAGTATTGAAAAACAGTGATTCGACGAGTGGAAATGCCCAGGAACAATTACCGAAAATCGCTTTGATTCTATCCTTTTGGAATTTGATGTATCAATCGATTGATCGCTCTGGACCAATCGATTTGCAGGGGTTTGCTGCTCCAGCGATATTCCTGATCGGTTTATGGCTGTTCACCTTAGTATTACACCGTAATTTGTTCGACTGGAAACCGAAAATGTATGAATCGTATACTCATGAAAACGAACCGGAAAGCAATGGTTTGTCGGACAAGGTGATTGTCATTGTCATTGACGGGATGAGAAAGGAACGGTTCTATGAAGCGAATACACCGTTCTTGGATAAGCTACGAAAAGAAGGAACCGAATTCACGCAGATGGAAACCGTGTATCCGGCTCGGACAGTCGTATGTTTCACCTCAATGTTTACTGGTACTTACCCTTATGAACATGGAATCACGTCAAATATGGTATGGAAACTCGGAATTAAGGTGGAAAGCATTTTTGATTCATTAAGGAAGATCGGAAAGAAAGGGCGGTTGTTAGGGATTGCCCACCTGGTCGACTCACTTGGGAAAGATGTCGATACAGTAACCGCTGTTATGCATAATGATCTCGCTGATCGTAATATCATTGAACGCTCGAAGAAGATCATGAAAGACGAGGATCCGGATCTGTTTATCACCCAATTGATCGGTACGGATCAAACGGGTCATTCCCAAGGCGTTTTCTATGATGAATATATCCAAAAAATCGAAGAGGCCGATCAATTGGTGGAAGAGTTTGTCACGTTCTTGGAGACAGAAGGGAAAATGGAGAACACAACCTTGATGATTTGTGCGGACCATGGTCAAGCAGATGGTATCGGAGGACATGGTCATCTGGATGAAGGTGAACGTTTCGTCCCATTCTTCATGTGGGGTCCTCATGTACAGTCGGGTAGGGTTGTCGAAGACCGGGAATCGTTAGTATCTGTAGCCCCTACTATCGCTCATTTATTAGGAGCACCATTCCCTAGTCATAGCAGAGGAAAAGTTTTGAGAAAAGGGCTGAAGCAGACATCAAAAGAAAAGAGGGAGCATCTTGAAGAAAATCATCGTATTTTTACCAGCACACAATGA
- a CDS encoding lysylphosphatidylglycerol synthase transmembrane domain-containing protein produces MSRSLKLFFRVSFLLLFITVSIWVIDLEDMRAAVIPSFHWMTVIMITVVYCLAFVLRAIAWRLSLMDTISLKWGMIGIFYSFVMNHILPIKAGDLIRAGVVTTHHDITYRQSLFSVVALRSLDLIILGSIALFGAFYFGYHISSLIFFLIVACLGIGMWFAWIYRSRFIWIRKGIDHLIQLGWRRSLLIISISGMSWILEGIVLYEVSNLFSEGLSFFKSVWANSVTIAGQVFHFTPGGLGTYESVMTGVLLFLGISLKTGYTLALLTHLYKFILSFIIGIILVIWTPIPWASLKGWIRKKGEHS; encoded by the coding sequence ATGAGTCGTTCATTGAAGCTATTCTTCAGAGTATCGTTCCTCCTCTTGTTCATAACGGTTTCAATTTGGGTTATAGATTTGGAAGACATGAGGGCTGCTGTCATTCCTTCATTCCACTGGATGACTGTTATCATGATAACGGTCGTCTATTGTCTTGCATTTGTGTTACGTGCAATTGCTTGGCGACTCTCATTAATGGATACGATTTCGTTGAAGTGGGGGATGATTGGTATCTTTTATAGCTTTGTCATGAATCACATCCTTCCCATTAAAGCCGGTGATTTGATTCGTGCCGGAGTGGTTACCACACATCATGATATAACCTATAGACAGTCTTTATTTTCTGTTGTTGCTTTACGTAGCTTGGACCTGATCATCCTAGGGAGCATTGCTCTTTTTGGCGCATTTTATTTTGGCTATCATATCTCCAGCCTGATTTTCTTCTTAATTGTTGCCTGCTTAGGAATCGGAATGTGGTTTGCGTGGATTTACCGATCTCGTTTCATTTGGATCAGGAAAGGCATTGACCACTTGATCCAATTAGGGTGGAGAAGGTCATTGCTCATTATTAGTATTTCAGGCATGAGCTGGATATTGGAAGGTATCGTCCTGTATGAAGTATCGAACCTATTCTCAGAAGGACTATCTTTTTTCAAAAGTGTATGGGCGAATAGTGTGACCATCGCTGGTCAAGTATTCCATTTCACTCCCGGAGGGTTGGGGACGTATGAAAGCGTGATGACTGGTGTGCTTCTCTTCCTCGGTATCAGCCTGAAGACGGGATATACGTTAGCACTTCTAACTCATCTGTATAAATTCATCCTGTCATTCATCATAGGGATCATTCTTGTCATCTGGACCCCGATTCCTTGGGCTTCTCTAAAGGGATGGATACGAAAGAAAGGAGAACACTCATGA
- a CDS encoding GDP-mannose 4,6-dehydratase, giving the protein MRIAITGGAGFIGSHLSRRLIDDLHDVTIIDNLDPYYSIERKQMHLQEIKKSGTYTFLNVDVRDENAVMEVFKHHTFDTVVHLAALPGVSYSVEKPLPYLDYDIKATVNVLKASGENGVKHVLFASSSSVYGNIESGAFHERMKIGEVESPYAAAKAGAESFCHAFHKLYGFRLSILRLFTVYGPWGRPDMAIPKFTERLLAQQPIEIFSMESARDYTYIDDCIEGIMRTLTSDHAYDTFNIGSGNPVSMKELLSVFKSHFPDMEVIERPWRKGDVKMTWADLSHARAKLDYVPKIGIEEGIGRTIQWARSINR; this is encoded by the coding sequence TTGAGGATTGCAATTACAGGGGGAGCAGGCTTTATCGGGAGTCATCTCAGCAGAAGATTAATCGATGACTTACACGACGTTACCATCATTGATAACCTGGATCCCTATTATTCGATTGAACGAAAACAAATGCATTTGCAGGAAATAAAGAAAAGCGGAACCTATACATTTTTGAATGTAGACGTAAGGGATGAGAATGCGGTGATGGAAGTATTTAAGCATCATACCTTTGACACAGTGGTTCATCTGGCAGCATTACCCGGTGTGTCCTATTCTGTTGAGAAACCGCTCCCTTATCTGGACTATGATATTAAAGCTACCGTTAACGTCCTTAAGGCTTCCGGGGAAAATGGTGTCAAGCATGTCCTATTCGCCTCCTCCTCATCTGTTTATGGAAATATAGAATCGGGAGCCTTCCATGAAAGGATGAAAATCGGTGAAGTCGAGTCGCCATATGCTGCCGCAAAAGCCGGGGCTGAATCCTTCTGTCATGCATTCCATAAGCTATATGGTTTCAGGCTTTCTATCCTTAGACTGTTTACCGTTTATGGTCCTTGGGGGAGGCCGGATATGGCGATACCAAAATTCACAGAACGTTTGTTGGCGCAGCAGCCTATCGAAATTTTCAGTATGGAAAGTGCTCGGGATTACACCTATATCGATGATTGTATAGAGGGAATCATGCGAACGCTTACTTCCGACCATGCTTATGACACTTTCAATATAGGTTCTGGAAACCCTGTATCGATGAAGGAACTTCTATCTGTGTTCAAAAGCCATTTTCCAGACATGGAAGTCATCGAACGCCCTTGGCGAAAAGGAGATGTGAAGATGACTTGGGCTGATTTGTCTCATGCACGTGCGAAATTGGATTACGTTCCGAAAATCGGTATTGAAGAGGGAATTGGACGGACCATCCAGTGGGCCCGGTCGATTAATCGATGA
- the uvrC gene encoding excinuclease ABC subunit UvrC, with amino-acid sequence MQERLKQKLSVLPNQPGCYLMKGRNGTIIYVGKAKNLRNRVRSYFTGSHDGKTQRLVLEIQDFEYIVTSSDLEALVLEMNLIKKHDPRYNVMLKDDKSYPYIKITNEKHPRLITTRNVKKGSGKYFGPYPNAYAANETKKLLDRIYPLRKCKTLPDRVCLYYHMGQCLAPCVYDVTEEQNRKMVEGIVRFLNGGHQEVKKDLKAKMEKAAEELEFERAQELRDQIRHIESVMEQQKMVHTDQKDRDVFGYHVDKGWMCVQVFFVRQGKLIERDVSLFPVYGDAEEEFLSFIGQFYLQKNHIMPKEIFVPKHVERELLEKLLKVPVSQPQRGKKKDLVNLATKNAKIALSEKFELIQRDEERTINAVENLGDQLGIATPHRIEAFDNSNIQGTNPVSAMVVFTDGKPDKKQYRKYKIKTVEGPDDYASMREVTRRRYTRVLKEDLPLPDLIIIDGGKGQISAAVDVLENELGLSVPVCGLVKDEKHNTAQLMMGDPPKIVPLSRKSQEFYLLQRIQDEVHRFAITFHRQVREKGMIQSSLDSIPGIGEKRRKALLRHFGSFKRIKEASVSELRDANIPQSIAENIVSYFTDQEKQKEE; translated from the coding sequence ATGCAAGAAAGATTGAAACAAAAACTATCTGTCCTGCCGAACCAGCCTGGGTGTTATTTGATGAAAGGGCGTAACGGAACGATCATTTATGTAGGAAAAGCAAAGAATCTAAGAAATCGGGTCCGTTCTTATTTCACTGGATCCCATGATGGGAAAACCCAGCGGCTGGTGTTGGAAATTCAGGATTTTGAATACATTGTCACATCTTCCGACCTGGAAGCACTCGTCCTTGAAATGAACCTGATCAAGAAGCATGATCCTAGATATAACGTCATGCTGAAGGACGATAAGAGTTACCCGTATATTAAGATCACAAATGAAAAGCACCCTCGTTTGATCACAACGCGTAATGTAAAAAAGGGCAGTGGAAAATACTTCGGTCCTTATCCAAATGCCTATGCTGCGAATGAAACGAAAAAGCTGCTTGACCGGATCTATCCATTGCGAAAGTGTAAGACACTCCCTGACAGAGTTTGTTTGTATTATCACATGGGTCAATGTCTCGCGCCTTGTGTGTATGATGTCACCGAGGAACAGAACCGCAAAATGGTGGAGGGGATCGTCCGATTCCTGAATGGGGGACATCAGGAAGTCAAGAAAGATCTCAAGGCGAAAATGGAAAAGGCCGCTGAGGAGCTTGAATTCGAAAGGGCCCAAGAGCTTCGTGATCAAATTCGTCACATTGAATCTGTCATGGAACAACAGAAGATGGTCCATACCGATCAAAAGGATCGGGATGTTTTCGGTTACCATGTTGATAAAGGATGGATGTGTGTCCAGGTCTTTTTTGTCCGCCAAGGGAAGCTGATTGAAAGGGACGTTTCGCTCTTTCCGGTATACGGGGATGCAGAAGAAGAGTTCCTTTCCTTCATTGGTCAGTTTTATCTACAAAAGAACCATATCATGCCGAAGGAGATTTTTGTCCCGAAGCATGTAGAACGGGAATTGTTAGAAAAGCTTCTGAAAGTGCCCGTTTCTCAACCTCAAAGAGGTAAGAAAAAAGACCTTGTCAACTTGGCCACTAAGAATGCAAAGATTGCATTGAGTGAAAAATTCGAACTGATACAACGTGATGAAGAACGGACAATCAATGCGGTTGAAAATCTTGGTGATCAGCTCGGTATTGCAACGCCGCACCGTATTGAAGCATTCGATAACTCCAATATCCAGGGAACGAACCCTGTTTCAGCGATGGTCGTCTTTACAGATGGTAAGCCTGACAAAAAGCAATATCGAAAATACAAAATCAAAACGGTCGAGGGTCCGGATGATTATGCTTCAATGCGGGAAGTGACAAGAAGACGGTATACACGAGTCCTGAAAGAGGACCTTCCCTTGCCGGATCTTATCATCATTGATGGAGGAAAAGGGCAAATCAGTGCCGCAGTTGATGTATTGGAGAATGAACTTGGTCTTTCGGTACCCGTTTGTGGATTAGTGAAGGACGAGAAGCATAATACGGCCCAATTGATGATGGGTGACCCGCCAAAAATCGTCCCACTTTCAAGGAAGAGCCAGGAATTTTACCTTCTGCAACGAATTCAAGATGAAGTTCACCGTTTCGCGATCACCTTCCATCGTCAAGTACGTGAAAAAGGAATGATCCAATCCAGCTTGGACAGCATTCCGGGGATAGGAGAAAAACGAAGGAAAGCATTGCTTCGTCATTTTGGATCGTTCAAACGGATAAAAGAAGCCTCCGTCTCTGAGCTGAGAGATGCGAACATCCCTCAATCCATCGCTGAGAACATCGTTTCTTATTTTACGGATCAAGAAAAGCAGAAAGAGGAATAA
- a CDS encoding YslB family protein has product MKKDKSILPQPSEKEAYLFGYELLRDVLLPDLLGKEDSSLLYWAGRSLARKYPMDSNEELVQFFAAANFGELKLKEETAKSITFELTSERISQLLSQRKHDSFQLEAGFLAEQIQRKKEKIAESFEEIKRGKVDKIIFNVQWDRKDEVKTDQEESSASS; this is encoded by the coding sequence ATGAAAAAAGACAAAAGCATCCTTCCGCAACCGAGTGAAAAAGAAGCATATCTATTTGGCTATGAATTACTGCGGGACGTCCTATTACCGGATTTGTTAGGTAAAGAGGACAGCAGTCTATTATATTGGGCAGGAAGGTCACTTGCACGTAAATATCCAATGGATTCAAATGAGGAATTGGTTCAATTTTTTGCGGCTGCCAACTTCGGTGAACTCAAGTTAAAGGAGGAAACCGCAAAGTCGATCACCTTTGAACTGACATCTGAAAGGATCTCACAACTGTTATCACAACGAAAGCATGATTCCTTCCAATTAGAGGCCGGATTCCTGGCTGAACAGATCCAAAGGAAAAAAGAAAAGATTGCAGAATCCTTTGAGGAAATCAAACGGGGAAAAGTCGACAAAATTATCTTTAATGTCCAATGGGATCGAAAAGATGAAGTAAAAACCGACCAGGAAGAGTCATCCGCTTCATCATAA
- a CDS encoding succinate dehydrogenase cytochrome b558 subunit — MAQNKDFALRRLHSLLGVIPIGLYLVQHLTVNHFATRGREEFNAAAHFMETLPFRYFLEIFIIFLPIIFHAVFGLYITFQARNNVNRYGYFRNWMFMLQRVTGIITLIFISWHVWETRVQAAFGAEVNFNMMEEILDNPIMIGFYVVGVLSTVFHFSNGLWSFFVSWGLAVSPRSQKILTYVTVGIFFAVSIIGMRSIFAFVYPEWFASLATNLPIL, encoded by the coding sequence ATGGCACAAAATAAGGATTTTGCTTTAAGAAGACTACATTCATTACTTGGTGTCATACCAATTGGTCTATACTTAGTTCAACACTTGACCGTAAACCACTTTGCGACTAGAGGTCGTGAAGAGTTCAATGCTGCAGCACACTTTATGGAGACACTTCCATTTCGTTATTTTCTTGAAATCTTCATTATTTTCCTACCGATCATCTTTCATGCTGTTTTCGGTCTGTACATAACTTTTCAGGCGCGAAATAATGTGAACCGCTACGGTTACTTCCGTAACTGGATGTTCATGCTTCAGCGTGTAACAGGGATCATCACGCTTATTTTCATTTCATGGCACGTATGGGAAACACGTGTCCAAGCTGCTTTCGGAGCAGAAGTGAACTTTAATATGATGGAAGAAATCCTGGATAACCCGATCATGATAGGATTCTATGTGGTTGGAGTCTTGTCCACTGTATTCCATTTCTCAAATGGATTATGGTCATTCTTTGTCAGCTGGGGACTTGCTGTATCTCCTCGTTCACAAAAGATTCTTACCTACGTAACTGTGGGTATCTTCTTTGCAGTGTCTATTATCGGAATGCGTTCAATCTTCGCATTCGTTTATCCAGAATGGTTTGCTTCTCTAGCGACAAACCTACCAATTTTATAA
- the trxA gene encoding thioredoxin, translated as MAISHVTDQNFSTETSEGLVLADFWAPWCGPCKMIAPVLEEIDNEMNDKVKIVKLDVDENQETAGKYGVMSIPTLMLFKNGEVVDQVVGFQPKEALVELINKHQ; from the coding sequence ATGGCTATTTCACATGTAACAGACCAAAATTTCAGTACGGAAACGAGCGAAGGTCTCGTTCTAGCTGACTTTTGGGCACCTTGGTGCGGACCTTGTAAAATGATTGCACCAGTCCTAGAAGAGATTGATAACGAAATGAACGATAAAGTGAAGATTGTTAAATTGGATGTCGACGAAAACCAAGAAACAGCTGGTAAGTACGGCGTTATGAGTATCCCAACACTTATGCTCTTCAAAAATGGTGAGGTTGTCGATCAAGTGGTCGGTTTCCAACCAAAAGAAGCACTTGTAGAATTGATCAACAAGCATCAATAA
- a CDS encoding electron transfer flavoprotein subunit alpha/FixB family protein, protein MAKKVLVLGEVRDGELRNVSYEAIAAAKEISEGGEIVGLVCGDAVSDVAGNMIGYGADRVLVVEDESLKTYTSDAYSQALMQVIDAESPEGIVFGHTALGKDLSPRIAAKLQSGLISDITGIENTGGNLVFTRPIYSGKAFEKKIITDGLMFVTIRPNNISALEKDESRTGDVSKFDVTIKDLRTIVKEIVRKTTDGVDLSEAKVIVAGGRGVKSEDGFEPLKELADVLGAAVGASRGACDADYCDYSLQIGQTGKVVTPDLYIACGISGAIQHLAGMSNSKVIVAINKDPEANIFNVADYGIVGDLFEVVPKLTEEFKKVLV, encoded by the coding sequence ATGGCGAAAAAAGTATTAGTACTAGGAGAAGTCAGAGACGGAGAATTACGTAACGTATCCTATGAAGCGATCGCTGCTGCGAAAGAGATTTCTGAAGGTGGGGAAATCGTAGGTCTGGTCTGTGGAGACGCTGTCAGTGATGTAGCTGGTAATATGATCGGCTATGGAGCTGATCGTGTTCTTGTTGTTGAAGACGAGAGTTTGAAAACGTATACATCGGATGCGTATTCGCAAGCATTGATGCAAGTGATCGATGCTGAAAGTCCAGAAGGAATCGTATTTGGACATACTGCTCTCGGAAAAGATCTTTCTCCAAGAATTGCTGCAAAATTGCAATCTGGGTTGATTTCAGATATCACTGGTATCGAAAATACAGGCGGAAACTTGGTATTCACGAGACCGATCTACTCTGGTAAAGCATTTGAGAAGAAGATTATCACAGACGGCTTGATGTTCGTGACCATTCGTCCGAACAATATCTCTGCACTTGAAAAGGATGAAAGCCGTACGGGTGATGTCAGCAAATTTGATGTGACAATTAAGGATCTACGTACGATCGTTAAGGAGATTGTACGTAAAACGACAGATGGTGTGGATCTTTCTGAAGCGAAGGTCATCGTTGCAGGTGGACGTGGCGTTAAGTCTGAAGATGGGTTCGAACCATTGAAGGAGCTCGCTGACGTACTAGGTGCAGCAGTAGGTGCTTCACGTGGAGCATGTGATGCAGACTATTGCGATTATTCCCTACAGATTGGTCAGACTGGTAAAGTCGTCACTCCTGACCTTTATATCGCTTGTGGGATTTCAGGGGCAATCCAACACTTGGCTGGTATGTCCAATTCGAAAGTCATCGTAGCCATCAACAAGGACCCAGAAGCGAACATCTTCAATGTTGCGGATTATGGCATTGTTGGTGATCTTTTCGAGGTAGTACCGAAGCTGACAGAGGAATTCAAGAAGGTACTCGTATAG